From the Actinomadura luzonensis genome, the window TGCTCCGCAGCCACAGAGGCGGAGCCTCGGACGCGCGCGAGGACGGCTCGTCGGAGCCGCCGAAGATCCGCGAGCCGCCGCCGGAGGAACGCGGCGACCCGCCCGGCGAACGCGAACCGCCGGCCGGCCTGGCCCCGTTGCGGGAGCCGCCGCCGAACAGGCCGCCGCCACCGCCCGAGCCGCCCGAGCCGCCGGAACCGCCCGAGCCGCCGCCGAACAGGCTGCCTCCGGAGCCGCGCGACCGCGTGCCGCCGCCGCCCGAGCCCGGCGACCCGCCGAACCTGGAGCTGCGGGAGGAGCCGTTGCGCGAGCCGCCCGACGAGCCGCCGCGCGAGGCCCAGCCGCCGCCCGACCCGCCGCCGAACCAGCCGCCGCCCGACCCGCCGGAGCCGCCCGACCCACCGGAACCGCCGGAACCGCCGGACGAGCCGCCCGCCGCGGACGCCGCCCCGGCCGCCCTGGCAGGCCGCCCTGCCGCCCGTCCGCGGGCCGGCGCCGCCCACCAGGGCCCTGCCGCGCCGCCGGTGCGGGACCGCCCGCGCCCGGCTACGGGCCGCGCCGCCCAGGTTGAGCGGGGCGCGGTGCCCCGGCGCGGCTCCAGCGGCGCCCGCGCGCCCGCCTTGCCCTGGGCGTCGGTGTCGAGCGGCGCCGCCGTGGCGGGATGCGGGTGCCGGCGGCCGTGCCGTCGCCCTCCTCGGCCCGTACGCGCGCCTGCCCGGCCGCCGAGGCCACCGCGGCGCCGGCCGCGCCCGCGCCGCTGGCCGCGCCGGCCGCCCGGATGAGCGGTTCGGCCTTGCGCAGCCCCCAGCGGCCGATGCGGGCCGAGGCGACCGGCGGCAGCATCGCCGCCGAGCGCTCCAGCACCGACGAGCTGGCGGCCTCGCCCAGCATGCGGGTGGCGACCGTGTGCCCGTTCATCGAGGCGAACAGGTGCTGGAACGGACGCCGGTAGAAGAACACCGCGATCGTCAGCAGCGCCATGAACAGCACCTGCATGCCCCACGGCATGGCGGTCGAGATGATCAGCGCGTACCCGTACACGAGCACGCTGAGCACGAGCGTCAGCACGGCCTGCCGGAGCAGCGTGCCGACCAGCATCTCCACCCAGCGCATGGCGATGATGCGGCCGCTGCCCGGATGCACGCCGATGAGCAGGAACACCGGGCCGAGGATCAGCAGCAGCAGGAAGCCCACCTTGAGCACCAGCAGCGAGACCGCCACCAGGAAGATGAGCAGCCCGGCCACGATGGCGGCGATGAACGCGCCGACCGCCACGCCGAGCCGGTTGGACCAGTCGCGGCCGGAGAAGACCGTGTAGCGGGGGTCGTTGCGCAGCTTGTCGGCCAGCGAGGCGTACTCCTGCTGCCGCGCGCCCACGTCGGGGGCCGGCTGCCCGGCCACGGCGGGCGGGATCGACTGCATCTCCAGCACCTTGCGGCCCCAGTCGCGCACGATCGGCTGCTGCGGGTCGGCGGTGCCGAACAGGCCCACCAGCCACGGCTTGCAGACCAGCGTGGACCACAGCGCGTCGGCGTTCTGGTCGATGCCCGGCGTGCCGACCTGGCCGTAGCCGCCCGGCTTGACCACGGCGGCGCTCTGGCCGGGCGGCGGCAGGCAGGAGGCCCCGCCCGCGCCGGGCAGGCCGGAGAAGGCCGAGTTGACGACCTCGCCGGTCTTGTCGGTGACGACCTTGCCGAGCCCGGTGAAGTCGCCGGGACGGCTGAAGAACCAGGTGGCGACGGTGACCGCGAGCACCATCCAGATGACGCCCTCGGCGGTCGTCGTGGCGCGCTTGCGGATCAGCCCGTACCAGGCCAGCCAGATCGCGCCGAGGATCACGATCGGCCGCAGGAACGGCCAGTACATGGCGTTGGCCAGGTTCGTGACGATGTCATCGACGACGTCCTTGATGGCCTGCAGCGGCCCCTCGGTGGCGGCCGCCTGGTACGTGGTGATCGTCAGCCGGTCGACGGCCTTGGCGGCGGTGAAGATGCCGTTGGCCCACATGTTGCCGAGCACCGCGACGTAGTCGCCGCAGCCCAGCTCGTGCGTGTGCCAGAACTGGCCGCTCATGCCGAACTGGGTGTAGTTGGTGGTCGGCGCCTGCTGGGGGCCGGCCGGCGCCGGGGCCTGCATGAGCCCGTCGGTGCCGCCGCCCACCACTTCGGGCGTGAGCGGCCCGGACAGGTCACAGGGCGCCGCGGCGGCCGGCGCGGACAGCCCGCCCACGACCAGCGGCACCACGAGGATGCCGGTGACCAGCGCGAGTGCCAGCGCGAGTCGTCGGGATAGCCGGATCTTCATGACCGTACCTCCTGCGGCCTGCCCACGCCCCCTTGAAGATCATCATGCCCGTCGCGATCGGGTTTGTCGTGTGTCGGGTTCGTGTCGAGCCAGCGGAGAAGCTCCTCGGAGATCAGGTCTACTCCGATGCGGCCTGCCCTGCCATCCAGATCGCGGAAAATGCATTCCCCGTTGCCGAGCGAGCGCAGCACGGCCTTGTGCTCCTCCGACGCCTCCACCCCGAGCAGGGACATGACGTGGTCCACCTCCACCCGTTCCGTGGACCGGAACGCGAAGACCGACGACAG encodes:
- a CDS encoding type IV secretion system protein — protein: MKIRLSRRLALALALVTGILVVPLVVGGLSAPAAAAPCDLSGPLTPEVVGGGTDGLMQAPAPAGPQQAPTTNYTQFGMSGQFWHTHELGCGDYVAVLGNMWANGIFTAAKAVDRLTITTYQAAATEGPLQAIKDVVDDIVTNLANAMYWPFLRPIVILGAIWLAWYGLIRKRATTTAEGVIWMVLAVTVATWFFSRPGDFTGLGKVVTDKTGEVVNSAFSGLPGAGGASCLPPPGQSAAVVKPGGYGQVGTPGIDQNADALWSTLVCKPWLVGLFGTADPQQPIVRDWGRKVLEMQSIPPAVAGQPAPDVGARQQEYASLADKLRNDPRYTVFSGRDWSNRLGVAVGAFIAAIVAGLLIFLVAVSLLVLKVGFLLLLILGPVFLLIGVHPGSGRIIAMRWVEMLVGTLLRQAVLTLVLSVLVYGYALIISTAMPWGMQVLFMALLTIAVFFYRRPFQHLFASMNGHTVATRMLGEAASSSVLERSAAMLPPVASARIGRWGLRKAEPLIRAAGAASGAGAAGAAVASAAGQARVRAEEGDGTAAGTRIPPRRRRSTPTPRARRARGRRWSRAGAPRPAQPGRRGP